The following nucleotide sequence is from Camelus bactrianus isolate YW-2024 breed Bactrian camel chromosome 34, ASM4877302v1, whole genome shotgun sequence.
TGGTCCGGAGTCTGCAGTGCTCTTGTCTCTCCTGTGTGTGTGCTTGGAGCGCCCTCCCTGTTCTTTGGCTTTTCCCAGCCCTCCTGTACCGAGGCTGTCACCCTCTCCAGAAAGCCTCCCTTGGTGGAGTGGAAGCACTGTTCTCATTGTTGTAATTGTCTCCCTCTGCtagactctcagctctttgaagACAGGGACAGTCTGTGTCCCCGCAGGTGCTTGGCACTCAATGGTTGTGGAGTAAGTGGTTATTCATCTTTAAATTCCCAACACCCAGAATGGTGCTGGCAGGTGCTCGATAAATGTTCATGGGATGAACGTCGTTGAGTATGAGCTCCTGTGTATTGAGCTGGTGGTGTGGGTACAGGAAGCCGGTGCGGGTACAGACGCCCTGCAGTcctggggcagggctgcaggccCGTAGGGGAACCGGCTGGCAGAGTGTGCAGGAGTGCTGGGGAGTCACCGGATTATCTTCTCCCCACTTGTGTTTCCTCTCTGCAGGCATGGGTTGGAACTGGAGTCTCTCCCCAGACCTGACTGCAGCCAGCATCATGCAGTTACTCACTGCTCTTCACTCACCTGTTGATGCCTCCCAGAAAAAAACGCTGCCAGACGGCCCAGAAACCCCAGCTGCTATTCCACCAACAACCACTAGAGGGCCCCAGACACCGCCAAGGATCTCCCCAGCTTCCTGTCACCCACGCTAGACAGGTGCCCAGCAAGCCCATTGACCACACCATCGTCACTTCCTGGGTAGGCCATGGGAGTCTTACAGTGACTTTTACTCTCTTAGGGTTCTCAGTGCTGACTCTGCCCAGCAACCCAGGGCTTCCAGAGAACAAGGAGACTCCTGGGGGCGGAGACAAGGAGACAGTGTCCTCTTTCTGCCTGTCCTCGGTCATCTTCTCTGGCTTATCTTTTTCCCTAAGTTCAAACTGAGGTGTGGGTTGCTTGGAATTGGAGTCTCTCTCCCCCGCTGTCCCCTGAAAGAGCTGAGCACGAAGTCTTCACTCCCCAGTAGCTGGGTGAGAAAGCCAGATAAATGGCTCAACGAGTCAAAAATGAGCTTGTTCCCAGAGCTTCATGTGTGAGGTGGGGTATTTAGCTAAGTCTTCTCTTTACTGCTGAGTGGATAGAATATGGAAGGAAAGTCCTCAGAAATGGTGTGTGTTATATTCTGACAGTTGAAAAGCCCTGGGAAGAGAACACAGCTCCTGTATGTCAGGGAAGTAGTGTAGCGAAGGAGCCAGACAGAAGCCTATGCCCTGCCTCAGAGAGctctgccaggtgctgggggcGACCGTGGCCAGGTCAGCCGGGCCCTGCCGTCAGCGTCCAGAGCGAGACGCTTAGCTGTCCTGCAGCCGTGTGATGAAGTGACAGAGGCGTTGTCCCCTTTCTTGCACACGAGGAAACTGAAAGCCAGGGAGatggagtgacttgcccaaagctcATACCCCTTTCCGCCTTCATCCAGTTAGACAGCTTATCTCAGGCCCATTCCTGTAGCGGGCTCCTGCTTGGGATCCTGGCCATTGGACGCAGTTTCCTTCGGTTTGGATGTGGCTCTCCCTCACCTTTTCTCACTCCCAATCCTTAGGTATCACCTCAGTTTGATACAACAGCAGAAAGCTGGTTCCCAGCCAACCATAAACGTCATCTCCGAGCCCAGGCCAGGCATTCAAGTCGGAAATCTGCCACCTGCAAGTTTCCGCGTCTAACATTTGAGAGTCCACCGTCTTCCTCCAGGTCAGCCACACCCGGGACCCCCTTAATCAGGGGCTGCCCCAACCAACCAGAAAAGGACATTGCCAGAAGGGCCTTAGTTCCCATGCTCAGTCCCCAAAGCTGCGGGGAGCTGTCAGCACCTGCACTTCAAAACCTACCTTACGTGTTCACCCCACCTGATATCCAGACCCCAGAGTCGTCCGTGAGGGGAGGGCTCGTGCCCCCAGAGCAGAGGGGAAACAGCCTTCCGAGCGGCTCCCTTCACAGCAGCACTCCCGAGAGCCCCGAGCCCGGGCCCGTTCTGGTTACAGACACCCCCGAGGAGAAGTACGGAATAAAGGTCACCTGGAGGAGGCGACGACACCTGTTCATGTACctcagggagagagggaagctGAGCAGAAGCCAGTTTCTTGTGAAAAACTGACGGGATTTCTCAGACATCAGGCGTCCCAAGAAACTGATGGCTGGTTTTCATCCAGTTGCTCACATCACTTGTCTGGCTCACAAGCAAGGACGTCAGTAGGGTAAAATGGAAGCAACACCAGGAACACCAgtagaaaaaagatattttaactaGAGCCGTGAAGTCATGAGGGAATTCAATTTCCAGACTTGCTTTATAAAATATCCGGTGCCATAAACAGTTTTTAGTGTCATAAACAGTTCACTTCATATTTTCCTTGTattaactgttttaaaattttaaatattttaaaactgcttaaaatgtatgtaaataaatGGCTGCAGAAAGTTTTCACAGAAGCCTGCTCCTGACACTAATGCAGCAATACAGCCTCCTTCACAAAGGGGTTTCTTAGTTGTTCCCTGTAACCACTGCTTTTTCAGCCTTCTAATCGCTTCCTTCAAACTAACTCATTCCACGTGTTTGAGTGCCAGCTCTGTGTACAGCTCCCTCCGTGACATGAGACATGGAAAAACTCGAAGCAAAGTGAGTGTTTATAGCTGCTGCCTCTGCTCGTCTGCTGAAAGGGCAAGGTTCTGAAGAAAGGGCAGCAAGCCTGTTTTAATGAGTTCAGTGGGATCAGGGGAGATAAGTTACTTCGCGGTGCTATGTTTTCATCTCTTGCTTCCAACTGAAGTAACCTGTAAAAATTAAATAGGGTGGGAAAATGATTTATTGTCTTAactgtttaaaatgtatgtaaataaatgtgTAATGTTTTCAAATACTACTTTTTATTGTAATTAATGTAGAAGGACTGCCCGGTCAACAAAATGTCTCGATTGTCCTTTCATCCACACAAATAGCATCTCTCTCATTCAACTCCATTTCGTCAGCTTTCAGAACCAAATCTGTGTCAGGTCCAGCCTGAGCCAGACAAGCAGagattatttactttaaaaatgggtGGAGGCTGACCAGCGAGCGCAGTGCCAAGTTCTCTGCCTCTTAGAAACTCAAAACTAGTGTGGAAACACTTGGCCTCGGAATGCTGTAAAGTCAACGTGCGATGACCTTTGACAGGGCGCTCTGTGGAGTCTGTAATGCTGCGTAAGCAAGACTTACTGGATCCAATAGTGGATCTCAGTAGGATACGGGAGTTTGAAGACGGTCGGTaggctgcagagagaggaaggtGGAAAAGGTGGTCCGGCGAATGTGCGCGGCCGGTCTAGGACGCTCTAAGACCCTGGGCTGGACCAGGGGAGGCTGTGGGGGGTCCAGTGTGGCTGGGAGCAGACGCATTTGGTTGGGAAGAAACGCTGGGCCTGGCCAGGGATGGTTCGGGGAAGGCCTGGGTGTTGGGAGGGCTGGCACGCGCGGGAGTGGGCGGAGGTCTGCCAGTCCCCCGGGGCGGCGCCCCCAGGAAGCGCGGTGGGTGGTCTCCGGGTAGGGCCTGCAGGGTGCCGGCGGGCCCAGGCGCTACGCGGTTAGCTGGGGATGGGCGGCTCCGCCCTTAGCAACCCGCTCGTAGCAACCCTCCCGCGGCGCCTCCGCCCGTAGCAACCTTCCGGGGGAGCGACGGGCTCATGGGCCAATAGGCGGGGACCGACGAGCGCGCGGCGGCCAATGGGCGCGGAGCAGCGGGCGCGCGGGCCAATGGGAGGCGGCGACAGTGTGAGGTGCTGTTTCGGGGCGGGGCGGCTACGCCAGGCTGGCCCCCGCCGCAACGTCCCGGGTGTGGACGCGGCAGCAGCTCTCGGAGCGGCGTGATGGAGGCGTCGCGCTGCCGCCCGGGACCCCGCGGGGACAGGTCAGGAGCGGTGGCGACGGGCAGAAGCCGAAGGGGGTCGTGGCGGTCCGGGCAGGAGCCGAGGGGAGCGCGAGGCCTGGGCCGGGGGCGCGGGGGCGGTGGGAGAGGACCGGGCCCAGCGGCGGAGTTGGGGCGGGGGGCGCCCGCGCCGAGGGCCGGCTCGTGTCCGGTCCCGCTGGGACCCGCGGGGTCGGTCCCGCCTCGTCGGAACGCGTCAGGCAGGTGGCCGCCCCTTCTGGGCCCGCGCGCGGGGGCGCTCCGGGGTCCAGCAGAGCCCGCTGTGGCGGCGGCGCTGCGGGCGGTCACGGACCCGGGGTCGCGGAGCGCGGATGCGGGCGGGGCGGAACCGCGGCTGGGTCTCGGCCTGAGCCCGCACCGCCCGCCCGCTCTGCCCGGCGGCCCCCCGAGGTGCGGCCGGAGCGGGGTCCGGGCCGGCCGGCGTGGAGACAGCTGTAAACCCTTGAAAGCGCTGCGGTCCGGGAGGCCTCGGGGTAGAGAACaccccttttcctttttcttcgcCTTTTACTTACAAGAGAGCTGCGCCCTGTGAAGCTGGCTCATTgccctttgtttttttctcaagtCGAGTGGAGAATCTACACTTAAAAGTGTAAATAGGGAGGCGCCAGGAGGAGTTAAAGTTAAAATTCAGGGTCTTGGTTGAATTCTGTGATGCTTGCTCAGTCATGGGCATTCAGTAAATCCTAACTGAATGAATTTAAGGTAGTGAACTTCATGGCTGCCAGATGTTTAATAGGAGTCATGATTTTTGGAAAGAAGAATGGAATTGACGTTGAAATTGACCAGGGGCGGAATGGTGTTTCATCTCTTAGACCTGTAGTTTAAaggaataatttaaaagtttttcttttttttttct
It contains:
- the RHNO1 gene encoding RAD9, HUS1, RAD1-interacting nuclear orphan protein 1, producing the protein MPPRKKRCQTAQKPQLLFHQQPLEGPRHRQGSPQLPVTHARQVPSKPIDHTIVTSWVSPQFDTTAESWFPANHKRHLRAQARHSSRKSATCKFPRLTFESPPSSSRSATPGTPLIRGCPNQPEKDIARRALVPMLSPQSCGELSAPALQNLPYVFTPPDIQTPESSVRGGLVPPEQRGNSLPSGSLHSSTPESPEPGPVLVTDTPEEKYGIKVTWRRRRHLFMYLRERGKLSRSQFLVKN